A stretch of the Archangium violaceum genome encodes the following:
- a CDS encoding N-acetylmuramoyl-L-alanine amidase, which yields MHPFRKQMVATLAAALSLAACGPQEPTAPTPPAAVEDSRTPAQREAERTPYELDSAFAQAAAEFNVPADLLKAISYAETRWEHVQGTEELPGLPAAYGLMALRGERLSEGARLAGVSEEAVRTQPRENIRAAAALLSAYATELKLDRSDLGAWAPAAVKLSGITHAEAQAQYVHTEVYDVLRKGAVAETPAGDVAVSLMPTQVQAQYATPSRHAMSADYAPAIWRPSPNYNARPSGTDISMIVIHTCEGGYSGCWSWLTNSSAGASAHYVVNESGSEITQLVAETNRAWHVAASYDCSLNGSVMCGLNGSSVNNFSVGIEHGGYASQSSFPAGQIDTSAKLSCDISRDRTVVRDSYHIVAHGRLQPYNRTDPGPNWPWSSYISKIKSYCGDTSTTGLIIDSNNSNNDDTKGYIQVSGNWASSSSTAGYYGSGYYYASTQPIGDAAVFHFYMPAAGTKTIDAWWTSGTNRSTAAPFIITNASGTNLATVKVNQQTGGSSWRTLGTWSFPAGWNKVQLSRWAPEGYVVIADAIRVR from the coding sequence ATGCACCCGTTCCGTAAGCAGATGGTGGCCACGCTGGCCGCCGCGCTCTCGTTGGCCGCGTGCGGTCCGCAGGAGCCCACCGCCCCCACCCCCCCCGCCGCCGTCGAGGACTCGCGCACCCCCGCGCAGCGCGAGGCCGAGCGCACCCCGTATGAGCTGGACAGTGCCTTCGCCCAGGCCGCCGCCGAGTTCAACGTCCCGGCCGACCTGCTCAAGGCCATCTCCTACGCCGAGACGCGGTGGGAGCATGTGCAGGGCACCGAGGAGCTGCCGGGCCTGCCCGCGGCGTACGGCCTGATGGCCCTGCGCGGTGAGAGGCTCTCCGAGGGCGCGCGCCTGGCGGGTGTGTCCGAGGAGGCGGTGCGCACCCAGCCGCGGGAGAACATCCGCGCCGCCGCGGCGCTGCTGTCCGCGTACGCCACCGAGCTGAAGCTGGACCGCTCGGACCTGGGCGCGTGGGCCCCGGCGGCCGTGAAGCTCAGTGGCATCACCCACGCCGAAGCGCAGGCCCAGTACGTCCACACCGAGGTGTACGACGTGCTGCGCAAGGGCGCCGTGGCCGAGACGCCCGCGGGCGACGTGGCCGTGTCGCTGATGCCCACGCAGGTGCAGGCGCAGTACGCCACGCCCAGCAGGCACGCGATGAGCGCGGACTACGCGCCCGCCATCTGGCGCCCCTCGCCCAACTACAACGCGCGTCCGTCGGGCACGGACATCTCGATGATCGTCATCCACACCTGTGAGGGTGGCTACTCGGGCTGCTGGAGCTGGCTGACCAACTCGTCCGCCGGAGCCAGCGCGCACTACGTGGTGAACGAGTCGGGTTCGGAAATCACCCAGCTGGTGGCCGAGACCAACCGCGCCTGGCACGTGGCGGCCAGCTACGATTGCAGCCTCAACGGCAGCGTGATGTGCGGCCTCAACGGCTCGTCGGTGAACAACTTCTCGGTGGGTATCGAGCACGGCGGCTACGCCAGCCAGTCGTCCTTCCCGGCCGGGCAGATCGACACCTCGGCGAAGCTCTCGTGCGACATCTCCCGCGACCGGACCGTGGTGCGCGACAGCTACCACATCGTGGCGCACGGCCGCCTGCAGCCCTACAACCGCACGGATCCGGGCCCCAACTGGCCGTGGTCCTCGTACATCAGCAAGATCAAGTCCTACTGCGGTGACACCTCCACCACGGGCCTGATCATCGACAGCAACAACTCCAACAACGACGACACCAAGGGCTACATCCAGGTGTCGGGCAACTGGGCGTCCTCGTCCTCGACGGCGGGCTACTACGGCTCGGGCTACTACTACGCCAGCACCCAGCCCATCGGGGACGCGGCGGTCTTCCACTTCTACATGCCGGCGGCGGGCACGAAGACGATCGACGCCTGGTGGACCTCGGGCACCAACCGCTCGACGGCCGCGCCCTTCATCATCACCAACGCGAGCGGCACCAACCTGGCCACGGTGAAGGTGAACCAGCAGACGGGTGGCAGTTCCTGGCGGACGCTGGGCACCTGGAGCTTCCCGGCCGGCTGGAACAAGGTTCAGCTCAGCCGGTGGGCCCCCGAGGGCTACGTGGTCATCGCGGACGCCATCCGCGTGCGGTAA
- a CDS encoding LpqB family beta-propeller domain-containing protein has translation MTRDFAKQAWRGGARRLAVLALLGAGCKAGMCGGRASGSGPLTEQERRGMPGVIAFVSERGPQKDVWLVRPTGEESQLTRGPEDEFTGEPSPDGSSLMVVASAEISGLHVEQLRLAPLDGSPVVMLTEPRGRARNASWAPDGSWFVAESDAQGFSDVVRQAPRAGAEVTWLATAREGNFEPSVSPDGTQVAFVSSRAGDPEIYVMKADGTDVRRLTAFHKEDMAPRWSPDGKWISFLSDREGRTRVFVVKPDGTGLKSVSGSATTGEEREPAWSPDSKKLVFVARGKEPDGKARIWLANVEAGGEPVALTDGKSTDDQPAWSPDGKYLVFPSERTGDVELFLMRADGSGQTQLTKSKGADWLPRWFVPKAPLPTGATRAQGT, from the coding sequence ATGACTCGGGACTTCGCGAAGCAGGCGTGGCGGGGTGGAGCACGGCGACTGGCCGTGCTCGCCCTGCTCGGGGCTGGATGCAAGGCGGGCATGTGTGGCGGCCGAGCGTCCGGCTCCGGGCCCCTCACCGAGCAGGAGCGGCGGGGGATGCCAGGAGTCATCGCCTTCGTGTCGGAGCGGGGGCCGCAGAAGGATGTCTGGCTGGTGCGGCCCACGGGCGAGGAGTCCCAGCTCACGCGAGGTCCCGAGGACGAATTCACCGGCGAGCCGTCTCCGGATGGCTCGTCGCTGATGGTGGTGGCCTCGGCGGAGATCAGCGGGCTGCACGTGGAGCAGCTGCGGCTGGCGCCGTTGGATGGGAGCCCGGTGGTGATGCTGACGGAGCCCCGGGGGCGGGCGCGCAACGCGAGCTGGGCGCCGGACGGCTCGTGGTTCGTGGCCGAGTCGGACGCGCAGGGCTTCAGCGACGTGGTGCGGCAGGCGCCGCGCGCGGGCGCGGAGGTGACGTGGCTGGCGACGGCGCGCGAGGGCAACTTCGAGCCGAGCGTGTCGCCGGACGGGACGCAGGTGGCGTTCGTGTCCAGCCGCGCGGGGGACCCGGAAATCTACGTGATGAAGGCGGACGGGACGGACGTGCGCCGGCTGACGGCCTTCCACAAGGAGGACATGGCGCCGCGTTGGAGCCCGGACGGGAAGTGGATTTCGTTCCTGAGCGACCGCGAGGGGCGCACGCGGGTGTTCGTGGTGAAGCCGGACGGGACGGGGTTGAAGTCGGTGTCGGGGAGCGCGACGACGGGCGAGGAGCGCGAGCCGGCGTGGAGCCCGGACAGCAAGAAGCTGGTCTTCGTGGCGCGGGGGAAGGAGCCGGACGGGAAGGCACGCATCTGGTTGGCGAACGTGGAGGCGGGTGGGGAGCCGGTGGCGCTGACGGATGGGAAGAGCACGGATGACCAGCCGGCGTGGAGCCCGGATGGGAAGTACCTGGTGTTTCCGTCGGAGCGCACGGGAGACGTGGAGCTGTTCCTGATGCGCGCGGATGGGAGCGGCCAGACGCAGCTGACGAAGTCGAAGGGCGCGGACTGGCTGCCGCGCTGGTTCGTGCCCAAGGCCCCGCTCCCCACGGGAGCGACGCGGGCCCAGGGCACCTGA
- a CDS encoding TetR/AcrR family transcriptional regulator — MDTAPLPHDSKTKFLDAALRVLRTKGYTATRVEDVCAVAGLTKGSFFHHFKSKEELALAAADHFAAMADRLFASGPHQRSEDPLERLLGYVDFRIALLRGSLPDFTCLLGMMVQEAYDTHPAIRATCDKHLSAHATMLARDIAEAKARYAPDAPWTPESLGVFMQTVIQGAFILAKAKQGPEVAAESLRHLRRYLQTQFTSHPEGA; from the coding sequence ATGGACACCGCGCCTCTTCCTCACGACTCCAAGACGAAGTTCCTCGACGCGGCCCTGCGGGTCCTCCGGACCAAGGGCTACACGGCGACCCGGGTCGAGGACGTCTGCGCGGTGGCGGGCCTCACCAAGGGGAGCTTCTTCCATCACTTCAAGAGCAAGGAGGAGCTCGCGCTCGCGGCGGCCGACCACTTCGCGGCGATGGCGGATCGGCTGTTCGCCTCCGGGCCCCATCAGCGCTCGGAGGATCCGCTCGAGCGGCTGCTCGGCTACGTCGACTTCCGCATCGCGCTCCTGCGGGGCTCGCTACCGGACTTCACGTGCCTGCTCGGGATGATGGTCCAGGAGGCGTACGACACGCATCCGGCGATCCGCGCCACCTGTGACAAGCACCTCAGCGCGCACGCCACGATGCTGGCGCGGGACATCGCCGAGGCCAAGGCGCGCTACGCGCCGGACGCGCCTTGGACCCCGGAGAGCCTCGGGGTGTTCATGCAGACGGTCATCCAGGGCGCGTTCATCCTCGCCAAGGCGAAGCAGGGCCCCGAGGTCGCGGCCGAGTCGCTGCGCCACCTGCGCCGCTATCTCCAAACGCAGTTCACCTCTCACCCCGAAGGAGCATGA
- a CDS encoding VOC family protein — translation MARPQKITPFLWFNQEAEEAANFYVSLFEDSKILSIVRHGAGGPGPEGAVMLVEFQLAGQKFTALNGGPAFSFTEAISLLVNCDSQEEVDTLWSKLTANGGREIECGWLKDRFGLAWQIVPSRFFQMMQDKDPKRSQRVMQAMLTMKKFDIARLEEAYAQA, via the coding sequence ATGGCAAGGCCCCAGAAGATCACCCCGTTCTTGTGGTTCAACCAGGAGGCGGAGGAGGCGGCGAATTTCTACGTGTCGCTCTTCGAGGATTCGAAGATCCTGAGCATCGTTCGCCATGGTGCCGGGGGACCGGGCCCCGAGGGAGCGGTCATGCTGGTTGAGTTCCAGCTCGCGGGTCAGAAGTTCACCGCGTTGAACGGCGGCCCGGCCTTCAGTTTCACCGAGGCCATCTCCCTGCTCGTGAACTGTGACTCGCAGGAGGAGGTCGACACGTTGTGGTCCAAGCTGACCGCGAACGGAGGACGGGAGATCGAGTGTGGCTGGCTCAAGGACAGGTTCGGCCTCGCGTGGCAGATCGTCCCATCCAGGTTCTTCCAGATGATGCAGGACAAGGACCCGAAGCGATCGCAGCGCGTGATGCAGGCGATGCTGACCATGAAGAAGTTCGACATCGCGCGCCTCGAGGAGGCGTACGCCCAGGCGTAG
- a CDS encoding AAA family ATPase has product MATAEQLKALVRSYAEGDQAQFLSVAMQVAAHAAKQGHSKLAQELRSLVDQAKTRSQIAPRRLEPPTPLTQPRGELAGLLSVSYPSTRLTEMVLQPAVSERLERVLREHKQGHKLREYGLRPRHRILLVGPPGSGKTMTAAALAGEMQLPLFTIVLDGLITKFMGETAAKLRLVFDAIRSTRGVYLFDEFDAIGGQRGASNDVGEIRRVLNSFLQFLEQDQSDSLIISATNHPELLDHALFRRFDDVIEYNTPSGELADRTILAKLGTFASGDLDWKQLGAAAKGLSYAELARACNDAIKEAILDDKPVVTTQALIRAFEERRATRRS; this is encoded by the coding sequence GTGGCAACGGCGGAACAACTGAAGGCGCTGGTGAGGAGCTACGCCGAGGGGGACCAGGCGCAGTTCCTATCGGTTGCCATGCAGGTTGCCGCCCATGCTGCCAAGCAGGGGCATTCCAAGCTTGCCCAGGAGCTACGCTCACTCGTCGACCAGGCGAAGACGCGAAGCCAGATCGCGCCTCGCCGGCTCGAACCGCCCACGCCGCTCACCCAACCGCGAGGTGAGCTGGCGGGGCTGCTGTCGGTCAGCTATCCGAGCACGCGACTCACCGAGATGGTTCTCCAGCCCGCTGTGAGCGAGCGCCTGGAACGTGTCCTGCGTGAGCACAAGCAAGGGCACAAGCTTCGGGAGTATGGGCTTCGGCCTCGACATCGGATTTTATTGGTGGGTCCTCCCGGGTCCGGCAAGACCATGACCGCGGCGGCTCTAGCGGGCGAGATGCAGCTCCCCCTCTTTACGATTGTCCTGGATGGTCTCATCACCAAATTCATGGGTGAGACTGCGGCGAAGCTGCGGCTGGTCTTCGATGCCATCCGCTCGACTCGCGGGGTCTATCTGTTCGACGAGTTCGATGCGATTGGGGGGCAGCGAGGGGCCTCCAACGATGTAGGCGAGATCCGGCGTGTCCTGAACTCCTTCCTCCAATTCCTGGAACAGGACCAATCGGACAGTCTCATCATCTCCGCCACGAACCATCCTGAGTTGTTGGATCACGCTCTCTTCCGGCGCTTCGATGACGTTATCGAATACAATACTCCTTCAGGAGAACTGGCGGACCGGACCATCCTCGCCAAGCTAGGGACTTTCGCCTCGGGCGACCTGGATTGGAAACAGCTCGGTGCAGCAGCGAAGGGGCTGAGCTATGCCGAGCTCGCACGGGCTTGCAATGATGCCATCAAGGAGGCCATCCTTGATGACAAGCCGGTGGTCACCACTCAAGCTCTTATTCGCGCATTTGAGGAGCGCCGCGCCACCCGACGCTCCTGA
- a CDS encoding S8 family peptidase encodes MAKPFNRPHLFMRQQPDTASFTAPGSGGGGTRSKARDRAAHGALLKAEFEAALPPEQDGARAFRFEFESEPGFALELESLESERKGIELLNVRRAGDTTLATVLIPRDKLRHFLGIFEDYLTKTRGTKNNPANKSLVESISHVRRASVRSLWTDPEARFPSGGAAFWWEVWLRGNQRAADAFKVSARQAGLTVSQRPLLFVDRAVLNLHATVLQISHLLERDELIAELREAKTSTAEFLALTPFEQVGWVNNLLERVQAPPLDGPSVCILDTGVNRGHRLLGLALPPSSVLTVDSRWGTDDHHGHGTEMAGLALYGDLGPVLISNTHVPLRHQLESVKLFPGPGDTHVPEVYGAVTQEAAARAQVQSPGLTRTFCMAVTSPDGHEKGVPSSWSSAVDGLAFGSADGERRLMCISAGNINRDHFLLYPNGNLTELVRDPGQAWNAITVGAYADRDALTEPELAGWKPIAAMGGLCPSSPTSLVWESDWPIKPDIVMPGGNAVVDPEGTTCDFASSLSLLTTYFRPIARQFSTSGETSAATALAARLAARLHAEYPRLWPESVRALLVHSAEWTQEMRRALPQKKGGKGERKTKKKGEYRKLLRMYGHGVPDEAAACFSADDALTLMGQYEIQPYGLHPTKKGQIVTRDMHLHALPWPGDVLRDLGETEVELRVTLSYFIEPLPGDRGYAQNQRHRYASHGLRFELKTATESLDEFKVRINKAARAEDETATSKSDSDQWLFGSDIRSAGSIHSDRWRGTAVDLASKGFLAIYPTVGWWKERPRLGRGETRTRYALVVSIRTPRVDTDIYTPVAIQLGIPVLV; translated from the coding sequence TTGGCCAAGCCATTCAACCGGCCGCATCTCTTCATGCGTCAGCAGCCGGACACGGCATCTTTCACTGCCCCTGGAAGTGGCGGAGGCGGCACTCGGAGCAAAGCTCGGGACCGGGCGGCTCATGGTGCTCTCCTGAAGGCTGAGTTCGAGGCCGCCCTTCCTCCTGAACAGGATGGAGCACGCGCGTTCCGCTTTGAATTCGAGAGTGAGCCCGGGTTCGCGCTCGAACTCGAGAGCCTCGAGTCCGAACGCAAGGGGATCGAGTTGCTCAATGTCCGTCGAGCTGGGGATACCACGCTCGCGACGGTGTTGATCCCTCGCGACAAGCTGAGACACTTCCTCGGTATTTTCGAGGACTATCTCACCAAGACGCGCGGTACGAAGAACAATCCAGCCAACAAGTCCCTCGTGGAGAGCATTTCTCATGTCCGGCGCGCATCGGTCCGCTCCTTGTGGACGGATCCCGAGGCACGCTTCCCTTCAGGCGGGGCCGCCTTCTGGTGGGAAGTCTGGCTGCGTGGGAATCAGAGAGCCGCCGATGCATTCAAGGTTTCCGCCAGACAAGCAGGGTTGACCGTCAGCCAGAGGCCGTTGCTCTTCGTGGACCGGGCCGTGCTGAATCTCCACGCGACCGTCCTTCAAATCAGTCATTTGCTCGAACGGGACGAACTCATCGCGGAACTCCGTGAGGCCAAGACCTCCACGGCGGAGTTCTTGGCACTCACACCATTCGAGCAGGTCGGCTGGGTCAACAACCTCCTGGAGCGTGTTCAGGCCCCACCCTTGGATGGGCCATCGGTTTGTATTCTCGATACGGGAGTAAATCGAGGACACAGGCTGCTCGGTTTGGCCCTCCCACCTTCCTCTGTGCTCACTGTCGACTCCCGGTGGGGTACTGACGATCACCATGGTCATGGCACTGAGATGGCGGGACTCGCATTGTACGGCGACCTGGGACCTGTCCTCATCTCCAATACCCATGTCCCTCTCAGGCACCAACTGGAGAGCGTGAAGCTCTTTCCCGGTCCGGGTGATACGCACGTTCCAGAAGTTTATGGAGCAGTGACACAAGAGGCGGCTGCTCGCGCTCAGGTCCAGTCTCCTGGACTGACGCGGACATTCTGCATGGCAGTGACCAGTCCCGATGGTCATGAGAAGGGCGTTCCCTCTTCCTGGTCGAGCGCCGTTGACGGGCTGGCCTTTGGCTCCGCCGATGGAGAGCGGCGCTTGATGTGCATCTCGGCGGGCAACATCAACCGGGATCATTTCCTCCTCTACCCCAACGGCAATCTGACCGAGCTCGTTCGGGATCCAGGCCAGGCTTGGAATGCAATCACCGTGGGCGCTTACGCCGATCGTGACGCATTGACCGAACCGGAACTGGCGGGATGGAAACCCATCGCGGCGATGGGGGGGCTGTGCCCTTCGAGTCCAACTTCTCTCGTTTGGGAGTCGGACTGGCCCATCAAGCCGGACATCGTGATGCCGGGCGGAAACGCCGTCGTTGATCCCGAGGGGACGACGTGTGATTTCGCCAGCAGTCTCTCTTTGCTCACCACCTATTTCCGTCCCATCGCTCGGCAGTTCTCCACGTCGGGTGAGACGAGCGCGGCCACGGCTCTCGCGGCTCGTCTCGCGGCCCGTCTTCATGCGGAATATCCACGGTTGTGGCCCGAGTCGGTCCGTGCCCTTCTCGTTCATTCTGCGGAGTGGACACAGGAGATGAGACGCGCCCTTCCTCAAAAGAAGGGAGGAAAGGGTGAGAGGAAGACCAAGAAGAAGGGTGAGTACCGCAAGCTTCTTCGGATGTATGGTCACGGAGTGCCGGACGAAGCGGCGGCTTGTTTCAGTGCGGATGACGCGCTCACGCTCATGGGGCAGTACGAGATTCAGCCCTATGGGCTCCACCCTACGAAGAAAGGGCAGATCGTCACCCGGGACATGCACCTGCATGCTCTTCCCTGGCCAGGGGATGTCCTGCGCGATTTGGGAGAGACCGAGGTCGAACTTCGGGTGACACTCTCCTATTTCATCGAGCCTCTACCCGGAGATCGAGGGTATGCACAAAATCAACGGCACCGTTACGCATCGCATGGCCTGCGCTTCGAACTGAAGACGGCGACAGAGTCACTTGACGAATTCAAGGTCCGTATCAACAAAGCGGCTCGGGCTGAGGACGAGACCGCCACGAGCAAGAGCGACTCGGATCAGTGGCTGTTTGGCTCGGACATCCGCAGCGCTGGTTCCATTCACTCCGACCGCTGGAGGGGAACCGCAGTAGACTTGGCGAGCAAGGGTTTTCTCGCCATCTACCCGACGGTAGGGTGGTGGAAGGAGCGGCCTCGGCTCGGACGTGGGGAGACGCGAACCCGCTATGCGCTGGTGGTCTCCATTCGCACGCCGAGAGTGGATACGGACATCTACACCCCCGTCGCCATCCAACTCGGCATTCCCGTTCTCGTTTGA
- the sitI6 gene encoding SitI6 family double-CXXCG motif immunity protein, which produces MTKFYRLRAPRSSRYTGSLSARHKWGSLPGLRCPECRATWAGGMTAYPGVDLSSLPECDEYEKPRPEPFDEFVRLRELVRPLVPPGGQLLPGTRFGPLVGTATGTFSPLFFYYVEMPLVHREALERLLAEGVRGLRGFQTELRFRQKSHPELMELEVLPHGRLHPDCTPPERRPPCPRCGWDDFAFPEDPILDAVSLPAHTDLFRLSDFETIFIATERFVEVVRRLDLDEVDIREVPVR; this is translated from the coding sequence ATGACGAAGTTCTACCGGCTCCGAGCGCCAAGAAGCTCCAGGTACACCGGCTCCCTCAGTGCCAGGCACAAGTGGGGCAGCCTGCCCGGGCTCCGCTGCCCTGAATGTAGAGCCACGTGGGCTGGCGGAATGACCGCGTATCCAGGCGTGGACCTGTCCTCTCTTCCCGAGTGTGACGAGTACGAGAAGCCCAGGCCGGAGCCCTTCGACGAGTTCGTGCGGTTGCGTGAGTTGGTGCGGCCACTCGTGCCACCTGGAGGCCAGTTGCTCCCAGGCACTAGATTCGGCCCACTGGTGGGCACCGCCACCGGTACCTTCAGCCCCTTGTTCTTCTATTACGTCGAGATGCCGCTGGTACACCGCGAGGCGCTGGAGCGGTTACTGGCCGAGGGCGTGCGCGGCCTTCGCGGTTTCCAGACGGAGCTGCGCTTCCGTCAGAAGAGCCACCCCGAGTTGATGGAACTGGAAGTCCTGCCTCATGGTCGGCTGCATCCGGACTGCACTCCGCCGGAGCGGCGTCCTCCATGTCCCAGATGTGGCTGGGACGACTTCGCCTTTCCGGAGGACCCAATCCTCGATGCGGTGTCTCTGCCGGCGCACACGGACCTGTTTCGGCTGAGCGACTTCGAGACCATCTTCATCGCCACCGAGCGCTTCGTGGAGGTCGTGCGTCGCCTGGACCTGGATGAGGTCGATATTCGCGAGGTGCCCGTGCGCTGA
- a CDS encoding carboxypeptidase regulatory-like domain-containing protein: MKRPSLILCCALLGLVPTACGPGTDPDPGVDRSDSAKVDLDHLTITVSGRAELFPEAARLLEAQGQSVPTLDGVALTIEEPLRVGVSDAESVFGQGSIGADGGFSVADVPVRNIHLSLAASLEHEGFVRSSTVVFDTVFTRTRPRTDIIGARAWALPNTFHDALTRAVGEMWIRAHTDDRARTLRDAGFVLGRVVDASGAPVAGARVVLDRGELADRIYYPAPDFQSASQDSTHATGLFIYVHSGAASETFTLSIQGTQDYLPRNAGATPGRGLVLTLFPGSTPP; encoded by the coding sequence ATGAAGCGTCCGAGTCTCATTCTCTGCTGCGCCCTCCTTGGGCTCGTACCCACCGCCTGTGGCCCGGGTACGGACCCGGACCCCGGCGTCGACCGCAGCGACAGTGCGAAGGTGGACCTCGACCACCTGACCATCACCGTCTCCGGCCGTGCCGAGCTCTTCCCCGAGGCCGCTCGCCTGCTCGAGGCCCAGGGCCAATCGGTCCCCACGCTCGACGGGGTCGCCCTCACCATCGAGGAGCCGCTGCGCGTCGGCGTGAGTGATGCGGAATCCGTCTTCGGCCAGGGCAGCATCGGCGCCGATGGTGGGTTCTCCGTGGCCGACGTGCCCGTGCGCAACATCCACCTGAGCCTCGCCGCCAGCCTCGAGCACGAGGGCTTCGTGCGCAGCTCCACCGTCGTCTTCGACACCGTCTTCACGCGCACCCGGCCGCGCACCGACATCATCGGAGCCCGGGCCTGGGCGCTGCCCAACACCTTCCACGACGCCCTCACTCGCGCCGTGGGTGAGATGTGGATCCGCGCCCACACGGATGACCGGGCCCGCACGCTGCGCGATGCCGGCTTCGTCCTCGGCCGCGTCGTGGATGCCTCCGGCGCGCCTGTCGCGGGCGCCCGCGTCGTGTTGGATCGCGGTGAGCTCGCCGACCGCATCTACTACCCCGCCCCGGACTTCCAGAGCGCCAGCCAGGACTCCACCCACGCCACCGGACTCTTCATCTACGTGCACTCCGGCGCGGCGTCGGAGACCTTCACCCTGTCCATCCAGGGCACCCAGGACTACCTGCCCCGCAACGCGGGAGCCACGCCGGGCAGGGGGCTCGTCCTCACCCTGTTCCCGGGCAGCACCCCTCCGTAG